A stretch of the Papaver somniferum cultivar HN1 chromosome 6, ASM357369v1, whole genome shotgun sequence genome encodes the following:
- the LOC113286641 gene encoding XIAP-associated factor 1-like, with protein sequence MAIPFEKSTSICNHCDRAIPATNIDLHYAHCSRNLERCKVCGDMIPTRHAEEHYLDAHAPVSCSLCSETVDRGILALHKGENCPRRIVTCEYCEFPLPAVDLVKHQEVYGNRTEYCPMCSKYVRLRERLDHDIRFHGTSDSTAGSSRGGNADVDRDQIPAQRRPRNRNGYSQKRLFFTIAITGIAFLLGSIFLQRKGDSQQLQ encoded by the exons TGACCGAGCTATCCCAGCTACAAATATTGATTTACATTATGCACACTGCTCTCGAAATCTGGAAAGATGTAAAGTTTGTGGAGATATGATCCCCACAAGACATGCTGAAGAACATTATCTCGATGCTCATGCTCCA GTGTCTTGTTCGCTGTGCAGTGAGACAGTTGATCGTGGAATTTTAGCACTGCATAAAGGTGAAAACTGCCCGCGGAGGATTGTAACGTGTGAATACTGCGAGTTTCCATTGCCTGCAGTTGATCTTGTAAAGCATCAG GAAGTATATGGAAACCGGACAGAATACTGTCCTATGTGTAGCAAATATGTCCGGTTGCGTGAACGACTTGACCATGATATCAGATTTCATGGGACTTCAGATAGTACTGCGGGATCTTCTAG GGGTGGAAATGCGGATGTTGATAGGGATCAAATTCCTGCTCAAAGAAGGCCACGCAATCGAAATGGATACTCACAGAAACGTTTATTTTTCACTATTGCAATCACGGGCATAGCTTTTCTACTTGGGTCAATTTTCTTACAGAGGAAAGGTGATAGTCAGCAACTGCAGTAA